In the genome of Magnolia sinica isolate HGM2019 chromosome 2, MsV1, whole genome shotgun sequence, one region contains:
- the LOC131236825 gene encoding pentatricopeptide repeat-containing protein At2g13600-like — protein sequence MLRWITYSKFHPPSVRRNVHTAYALKAMDTMAIEEEIYSHLLQRCAQTSNLDYGQAIHAKLIKTFLLSSTFLHNHLLNMYCKCGALAKGHQLFEEMPERNVVSWSAIIAGFVQHNHPKEAISIFRQMQKEGVEPNEFTLVSALNACSLFEDTTQAYQIYALVIRSGFESNVFLTNAFLTALTRHGKLTEAKELFEKCREKDIVSWNAMMAGYLQFSYSDVWGFWCRMNREGVRPDKFTFASVLTGLAALSSMNNGLQVHAQLVKYGHGDDICVGNALVDMYLKNRSLIGGSKAFDEMPEKDVVSWTQMASGCLLCGEPSQALKIIEQMKLIGVKPNKFTLATALNACASLASIEEGKKAHSFRIKLGNSMDACVDNALLDMYAKCGCMDGASGVFRSMTDRSVITWTTMIMGFAQNGRASDALRIFDKMRVASVEPNYITFICVLYACSQGGFVEEGWEYFSSMARDHSISPGEDHYACMVDLLGKAGQIAEAEALIQSMPFQPGVLVWQTLLGACRVHGDLETGKRAAENALALDKLDPSTYVLLSNMHADSNNWDGVRELRKLMGNREVKKMPGCSWIEVAGHSIPLRLHHGGCIE from the coding sequence ATGCTTCGGTGGATAACGTACAGTAAGTTTCACCCTCCATCTGTTCGAAGAAATGTCCATACGGCTTATGCATTAAAAGCCATGGATACCATGGCCATTGAGGAAGAAATATACTCCCATCTCCTGCAAAGATGTGCTCAAACGTCCAACTTAGACTACGGCCAAGCAATCCATGCCAAGCTCATCAAaacatttcttctttcttccacaTTCCTACACAACCACCTCCTCAACATGTACTGCAAATGCGGAGCCCTCGCCAAAGGCCACCAACTGTTCGAAGAAATGCCCGAGCGGAACGTTGTGTCTTGGTCTGCCATCATTGCGGGCTTCGTTCAACACAACCACCCTAAAGAAGCCATATCCATCTTCCGGCAAATGCAAAAGGAGGGCGTAGAACCCAATGAATTCACCCTTGTTAGTGCTCTCAACGCTTGCTCTCTCTTCGAGGATACGACTCAGGCATACCAAATATACGCGCTGGTCATTCGTTCTGGCTTTGAATCGAACGTGTTCTTGACGAACGCGTTCCTCACTGCTCTGACCCGGCATGGGAAACTGACGGAAGCTAAGGAATTATTCGAGAAATGTCGAGAGAAGGATATCGTTTCTTGGAATGCGATGATGGCGGGGTACCTGCAATTTTCTTACTCGGATGTCTGGGGCTTTTGGTGTAGGATGAATCGCGAGGGAGTGAGGCCTGATAAATTCACCTTCGCGAGTGTCCTCACGGGCTTAGCTGCTCTTTCGAGCATGAACAATGGCTTGCAAGTCCACGCTCAGCTCGTTAAGTACGGGCATGGAGACGACATTTGCGTGGGGAACGCTTTAGTCGACATGTACTTAAAGAATAGGAGTTTGATCGgtggttcaaaagcgtttgacgaAATGCCAGAGAAAGATGTGGTTTCATGGACCCAGATGGCATCGGGATGCCTACTATGTGGGGAACCGTCACAAGCTCTCAAAATCATTGAACAGATGAAGCTGATTGGGGTTAAGCCCAATAAATTCACACTAGCAACCGCCCTAAATGCTTGTGCGAGCTTGGCTTCTATAGAGGAAGGAAAGAAAGCGCATAGTTTCAGGATCAAACTAGGGAACAGCATGGATGCCTGCGTTGATAACGCGCTTCTTGATATGTATGCAAAATGCGGATGCATGGATGGCGCGTCGGGGGTTTTTCGGTCGATGACCGATCGGTCCGTCATTACATGGACGACAATGATCATGGGGTTTGCACAGAACGGCCGTGCCAGTGATGCTTTGAGGATTTTCGATAAGATGAGGGTAGCGTCTGTGGAGCCGAATTACATCACATTCATCTGTGTTTTATATGCGTGTAGTCAAGGAGGGTTCGTTGAAGAAGGGTGGGAGTACTTCTCATCCATGGCCCGCGATCATAGCATCTCGCCAGGAGAAGATCACTATGCTTGTATGGTGGATCTCCTTGGCAAGGCAGGCCAGATTGCGGAAGCTGAGGCTCTGATACAGAGCATGCCTTTTCAACCCGGCGTGCTGGTGTGGCAAACGTTGCTTGGGGCCTGTCGGGTTCATGGGGACCTAGAGACCGGCAAGCGAGCCGCGGAGAATGCCCTCGCTCTGGACAAGCTCGATCCGTCGACTTACGTATTGTTATCGAACATGCATGCAGATTCTAATAATTGGGATGGTGTGAGGGAGTTGAGAAAACTGATGGGGAATAGAGAAGTGAAGAAAATGCCTGGGTGTAGCTGGATCGAGGTAGCGGGCCATAGCATTCCGCTTCGATTGCATCATGGAGGATGCATAGAGTAG